The sequence TAGGAACAAGTGATGCTAGTTTAGGTGCAGATAAGGTGCACTTAGAAAAAGAAGTTATTACGTATAACAATAATCTCTTAATCGCATTGAACGATCTTGAAAAATTATTTCAAAACTACTACAATTGCGATGTAAGTGATGATCACATATCAATCAAAGCAAGCAACAATTCAAAGATGCTTGACACAACAGACTCAGTTGAGAAAAAAGAAAGCACACCACTAATCATTAAGACAAGCTATGTAATAATATCATACATATTCTCAGCTTTAATGGTGGCCTTCGTATTAAATACATTAAAGAGAAAAAAGAGGAGAAGAAATGGAAAATTATAATTTAAAATCTATTCTTGGACCGATAATGATAGGCCCATCAAGCTCTCATACAGCGGGAGCTGCAAGATTGGGTAGGATAGCAATGAAATTAGCACCAAAGGACTTTACTAAAGTCTCTTTCTACCTACACGGTTCATTTAGAGAAACATATAAAGGTCACGGTACAGACAAAGCGCTACTTGCTGGAGTCATGGACTTCTACCCTGACAGTGAAGAGATTAAAAACTCATTTGAAATAGCTAAAGAAAGAGGCTTAGAGTATGAATTTATCAAGTCAGACCTTGGTTACGTCCATCCAAACACTGTTAAGATGGTCTTCCACTATGATGACAAAGAAGACTTCTACGTACAAGGCAGCTCCATTGGTGGAGGCAGTATACTTATAAAGGATA comes from Fenollaria sporofastidiosus and encodes:
- the sdaAB gene encoding L-serine ammonia-lyase, iron-sulfur-dependent subunit beta, with protein sequence MENYNLKSILGPIMIGPSSSHTAGAARLGRIAMKLAPKDFTKVSFYLHGSFRETYKGHGTDKALLAGVMDFYPDSEEIKNSFEIAKERGLEYEFIKSDLGYVHPNTVKMVFHYDDKEDFYVQGSSIGGGSILIKDINGADVEFSGEKPTLVAKYIDKKGILSRITATFAISGMNIADMHVDRTGKVATLICELDSDFDDSTIKDIGRIDDFLFVKYLNPVKEDN